The Mangifera indica cultivar Alphonso chromosome 8, CATAS_Mindica_2.1, whole genome shotgun sequence genome has a window encoding:
- the LOC123222655 gene encoding uncharacterized protein LOC123222655, with the protein MAASVDTQSPAHLNKESSDVMGTSPLYSPSSDKRFWSNLRTRIDSILEDRNRKISNEENQVEGENIGESDRAKRLKEDSLLLLRGFDSVAHTLSQLSNNIDNALQGARDLAKPLTLTEIFHIKLKEAECKEEESRDQQNEVTKTGVKRKFNPNESSDDTQSEKEPSPKDERMKKARNLAISMATKSASLARELKSIKLDLCFMQERCTLLEEENRRLRDGFDKGIRPEEDDLVRLQMEALLAEKSRLANENANLVRENKCLHQLVEYHQMTSQDLSESYEQVLQGMYLDFSSPSSAIANNDDDYEAAQTPATNFFGLSTSLDESFGEEE; encoded by the exons atggCGGCTTCAGTCGATACACAATCACCGGCCCACCTCAACAAg GAGTCTTCAGACGTCATGGGTACTTCTCCTCTCTACAGCCCATCTTCGGATAAGCGTTTTTGGAGCAATTTGCGTACCCGGATCGATTCAATTCTTGAGGACCGcaatagaaaaatatcaaatgaaGAAAATCAAGTCGAAGGGGAG AATATAGGAGAATCAGATAGAGCGAAGCGATTAAAGGAGGATTCATTGCTTCTGCTGAGAGGGTTTGACTCTGTTGCTCACACTTTGTCTCAGCTTTCAAACAATATTGACAATGCCCTTCAG GGTGCTAGAGATCTGGCCAAACCGCTCACCTTGACTGAAATATTCCATATCAAACTCAAGGAAGCAGAGTGTAAAGAGGAGGAATCGAGAGACCAACAAAATGAAGTGACCAAAACGGGAGTGAAGAGGAAGTTTAATCCCAATGAAAGTTCTGATGATACCCAGAGCGAAAAAGAGCCCAGCCCAAAAGATGAGAGGATGAAGAAAGCTAGAAAT CTTGCAATTTCCATGGCAACAAAATCAGCTTCCCTTGCAAGAGAACTGAAATCGATAAAATTGGATTTATGTTTTATGCAAGAAAGATGCACATTGCTTGAGGAAGAGAACAGACGGCTTAGAGATGGATTTGATAAAGGGATTAGACCAGAGGAAGATGATCTG GTGAGGCTTCAAATGGAGGCTCTACTTGCAGAGAAATCCAGATTGGCGAATGAAAATGCAAATTTGGTTAGAGAAAATAAGTGCCTTCATCAACTGGTTGAGTACCACCAAATGACCTCCCAAGATCTCTCCGAATCATATGAGCAGGTTCTTCAAGGAATGTACTTGGACTTTTCATCTCCATCGTCAGCCATAGCAAACAATGATGATGATTATGAAGCTGCACAAACACCTGCGACAAATTTCTTTGGTTTGTCCACTTCTCTTGACGAGAGCTTTGGTGAAGAAGAGTAG